In Streptomyces sp. NBC_00344, the genomic window CCACCGGATCTCGCACTTCGGGGACGGCCGCCACAGCCCGCCGCTACCACCGTCGCTGGCCGTTCTCACCGTGCTGATCTGCGTCGCCCTGCTCACCCCCGTGGCCATCTTCATCGCCACAGCCGTGCGTTTCGGCGGCGAACGCCGAGACCGTCGGCTGGCCTCGCTGCGGCTGGTCGGAGCCGATATCCGGACGACCCGCCGGGTCGCGGCCGGCGAGGCGCTGGCGGGCTCGGTCCTCGGGCTGCTGCTCGGCTGGGTGTTCTTCCTGACCGGGCGGCAGTTCATCGGCGGCATCGAGATGTGGAACGTCTCCACCTTCCCCTCCGATCTCGCACCGAAGCCCTCACTGGCGATACTGATCGCCGTCGCCGTCCCGGTATCGGCGGTCGCGGTCACGCTCTTCGCGATGCGCTCCGTCACCGTGGAACCGCTCGGGGTCGTACGACAGGCCGCCCCCCGGGCCCGCCGCCTCTGGTGGCGGCTGGCTCTGCCGGTGATGGGGCTCGGCGTACTGCTGACGGCCCACCGGGTCACCGGGGACACGACGTTCGTCGACCCCTATCCCATCGCGGCCGGAGCACTGCTGGTGCTCGCCGGGCTCACCGCCCTGCTGCCCTGGGCCGTCGAAGCCGTCGTGGCCCGGCTGCGCGGCGGCCCCGTGCCCTTTCAGCTGGCCGCCCGCAGACTCCAGTTGAGCAGCGGGCCGGCGGCCCGCGCGGTGAGCGGCATCACTGTCGCGGTCGCCGGGGCGGTCGCGCTGCAGATGTACTTCGCCGGAGTGCAGGACGACTTCAACAGGATGACGGGGCAGGACCCCGCACGCGCCCAGATGAGTATCAGCGCGTCCTTCCCCAGCGGGGAACGGGCCAGGCGGATGCTCGATGCGTTCCAGCACACCAAGGGCGTCCGGGCGGTCATCGGCACCGTCGAGACCTACGCCGACAAACCGGGTGGCAAGCCCGGCGCCATGGGGCCCTGGCCCACCACCGTCGTCACCGTCGGCGACTGCCCGACGCTGCGCGAACTCGCCCGCCTCCCCTCCTGCGAGGACGGCGACACCTTCGTCGCCCACATCAAGGGGCGCACGGAGGGCAACGACTGGGTGGACCGGACCGTGCGGCCCGGCGGCAGGCTCAACGTCGGCACCGATGCCGAGCCCGTCCTGTGGACCCTCCCCGCGTCCTCGCCGATCGTCCTGGCGCATCCCGACCCGATGGGCGAACAGCGGGACGGCATTTTCGTCACGCCGTCCGCGATCAGCACCTCGCAACTGCCGCAGGCGGAGACCAAGGCCGTGGTGAAGATCGACCGGTCGGTGCCCGATGCCGGGGAGTACGTACGCAACACCGCGGCCGCGATCGACCCGGTCATGCGGGTGTGGGACATCAGGGTGGTCACCCGTGACACGCGCTATGCGAGCGTCGAGAGCGGGCTGCTGGCCGGCGCGACCGCGACCATGCTGCTGATCGCCGCCTCCCTCCTGGTCTCCCAGATCGAGCAACTGCGTGAACGCAAGAGGCTGCTGTCCGTTCTGGTCGCCTTCGGCACCCGCCGCCCCACCCTCGGCTGGTCGGTTCTGTGGCAGACCGCGCTCCCGGTGGCGCTCGGTTTCACGCTCGCCGTCGCCGGCGGTCTGGGACTCGGCGCCGCACTGCTCCGGCTGGTGGGCAAGCCGGTCACCGACTGGTGGGGATTCGTCCCGCTGACCGGCGCGGGTGGCGGCGTCATCCTGCTGGTCACCCTCCTCAGCCTCCCTCCGCTGTGGCGCATGATGCGTCCGGACGGCCTCCGTACCGAATGAAAAGTCCCCACCGAACACCGCTCCCCACCGCATCCGGATCAGAAAGGCCCTCCATGTCCATCGGCCACACCCTGCTCGGCATCCTGGAGTCGGGCCCACGCCATGGGTACGACCTCAAGCGCGCCTTCGACGAGAAGTTCGGTCACGACCGACCGCTGCACTACGGGCAGGTCTACTCGACCATGTCCCGGCTGCTGAAGAACGGCCTTGTCGAGGTCGACGCCCTTGAGGCCGGCGGCGGTCCCGAGCGCAAGCGGTACGCGATCACCGACGCCGGTGTCAGCGACGTCGAGCAGTGGCTCGCCCAGCCCGAGAAGCCCGAGCCGTACCTCCAGTCGACGCTCTACACCAAGGTCGTCCTCGCCCTGCTCACCGGACGCAGCGCCGCCGATCTGCTGGACACCCAGCGCTCGGAACATCTGCGGCTGATGCGCATCCTCACCGACCGCAAGCGCCGCGGCGACCTCGCCGACCAGTTGATCTGCGACCACGCCCTGTTCCATCTCGAAGCCGACCTGCGCTGGCTCGAGCTGACCGCGGCACGGCTCGGTCAGCTCGCGAAGGAGGTGCGGGCATGACCCCCGCGGGTTCCCTTCTGCACGCCGTCGACCTGCACAAGGCGTACGGTCCGACCCCGGCCCTGGACGGTGCGTCCTTCTCCGTGCATCCCGGCGAGATAGTCGCCGTGATGGGTCCTTCGGGCTCCGGCAAGTCCACACTGCTGCACTGCCTGGCCGGGATCGTCCGGCCCGACAGCGGATCGATCACCTACAGCGGGCGCGAACTGACCTCGATGCCGGACGCCGAACGCAGTGCGCTGCGCCGCAGCGACTTCGGCTTCGTCTTCCAGTTCGGCCAGCTCGTCCCCGAACTGACCTGCACGGAGAACGTCGCCCTGCCGCTCAGACTGAACGGCATCAAACGCAAGGCAGCCGAACACCGCGCGCTCGAGTGGATGGACCGCCTGGAAGTCTCCGCACTCGGTCACAAACGCCCCGGCGAGGTCTCCGGCGGACAGGGCCAACGAGTCGCCGTAGCCCGGTCCCTGGTGACCGAACCACGAGTGATCTTCGCCGACGAACCGACCGGCGCCCTCGACTCCCTCAACGGCGAACGCGTCATGGAACTCTTCACCCAGGCCGCCCGCTCCACCAACGCCGCCGTCGTCCTCGTCACCCACGAGGCCCGGGTCGCCGCCTACTCCGACCGCGAGATCGTCGTACGCGACGGCAGGTCCCGCGACCTGGAGCACATCGGATGAGCTGGACCCGGGATCTCACGATGGGGGCGAAGTTCGCCGTCGGCGGTGGCCGTGAGGGCTGGCTGCGTACCCTGCTGACGGCTGTCGGCGTCGGCCTGGGGGTGGCTCTGCTGCTCTGCACCACCGCGATACCCAGCGCCCTCGCCGCGCGGGACGCCCGCGAGGACAACCG contains:
- a CDS encoding ABC transporter permease, which codes for MSWTRDLTMGAKFALGGGREGWTRTLLTAVGVALGVTLLLTASSVPHLISLQAARGQARTVADPDRSAPPPRSGTTLLYGHAESDFHDATVDGGLLRPDGAHPVTPPGVDRIPAPGRMLVSPALKDLLGSDGGRLLRERLPYRIAGTIGQAGLSNPGELYFYAGSSTLTTHTGAHRISHFGDGRHSPPLPPSLAVLTVLICVALLTPVAIFIATAVRFGGERRDRRLASLRLVGADIRTTRRVAAGEALAGSVLGLLLGWVFFLTGRQFIGGIEMWNVSTFPSDLAPKPSLAILIAVAVPVSAVAVTLFAMRSVTVEPLGVVRQAAPRARRLWWRLALPVMGLGVLLTAHRVTGDTTFVDPYPIAAGALLVLAGLTALLPWAVEAVVARLRGGPVPFQLAARRLQLSSGPAARAVSGITVAVAGAVALQMYFAGVQDDFNRMTGQDPARAQMSISASFPSGERARRMLDAFQHTKGVRAVIGTVETYADKPGGKPGAMGPWPTTVVTVGDCPTLRELARLPSCEDGDTFVAHIKGRTEGNDWVDRTVRPGGRLNVGTDAEPVLWTLPASSPIVLAHPDPMGEQRDGIFVTPSAISTSQLPQAETKAVVKIDRSVPDAGEYVRNTAAAIDPVMRVWDIRVVTRDTRYASVESGLLAGATATMLLIAASLLVSQIEQLRERKRLLSVLVAFGTRRPTLGWSVLWQTALPVALGFTLAVAGGLGLGAALLRLVGKPVTDWWGFVPLTGAGGGVILLVTLLSLPPLWRMMRPDGLRTE
- a CDS encoding PadR family transcriptional regulator, which produces MSIGHTLLGILESGPRHGYDLKRAFDEKFGHDRPLHYGQVYSTMSRLLKNGLVEVDALEAGGGPERKRYAITDAGVSDVEQWLAQPEKPEPYLQSTLYTKVVLALLTGRSAADLLDTQRSEHLRLMRILTDRKRRGDLADQLICDHALFHLEADLRWLELTAARLGQLAKEVRA
- a CDS encoding ABC transporter ATP-binding protein yields the protein MTPAGSLLHAVDLHKAYGPTPALDGASFSVHPGEIVAVMGPSGSGKSTLLHCLAGIVRPDSGSITYSGRELTSMPDAERSALRRSDFGFVFQFGQLVPELTCTENVALPLRLNGIKRKAAEHRALEWMDRLEVSALGHKRPGEVSGGQGQRVAVARSLVTEPRVIFADEPTGALDSLNGERVMELFTQAARSTNAAVVLVTHEARVAAYSDREIVVRDGRSRDLEHIG